The genome window ACTTTCCCTAAAATCGAACTCCATAGGCATCTGGAGGGTACATTCGATATTGATACCCTTTATGAGCTTTCAATCAAAAATGATCTGGATACACCCAGAGATAAAGCTCTTTTCAAAGAGTATTGTCAATTTCCAAAAGATCATGAATCTGATTTTTTATTATTTCTCGCTAAATTTCATAACAATTGGTACAGATCTCTAGATGATGTATATAAGGTTGTTTATAACTCAGTTATTAAAATTGTAAATGAAGGAGTTCACTATATTGAACTCCGTTTTTCTCCAGAACATTTTTCTTTGGAAAACGATTTTAACCGATTGGATATCACCAGACTTGTGATTGAAGCAGCCGACGCAGCGGCAAAAGCCAGCGGTTTAAAAATTAAATATATTTTAACCTTCAATCGGGGCAAGCAGACCGCACATGAAATGCTTGAATTATATAAAAAGATGTTGGATCTCAATATTGATAGTATTGTTGGTGTAGATCTGGCAGGGGATGAAACAAATTTCCCACCGGAACTGTTTTGTGATTTTTTTGATGCTGTGAATGAGATTGGCATGCATAAAATAGATATCCATGCAGGAGAAGTAACAGACTCAAAACAAATTTGGACAGCCATCGATAAGCTTCATGCCCATAGAATTGGTCATGGGGTCTCCACAATTTATGATGAAAAATTACAAAAAGAACTCATTGATAGACGCATTTATCTTTGCCAATGTGTCATTTCAAATTTCCAAACAGCATCATGGTCAGACACAGCGACACATCCTATTGCCAGACTCTTTAGAAAAAATGTTCCTGTTTCCATTAGCTCTGATGATCCCACAATACAAAATGCTTCCCTGGTGGATGATTATACGACCATTATTAAAAACTTTGATTTTACATACCAGGAATTGGTCAAAATCAATTATAATACTATTGAAGCATCTTTCCTTACTTTTGATCAAAAAAATAAGATGAAAGAAGATTACTCTAAGGCTTTGGATCTCTTCGTCAGTAAGAATTCCTAACACCTTTTCCACAGGTATAATTTTACATTTTTTCGTAACTCAATTGAATTAATTGTATTAATTGCATAGATATATATTATTGAGTATTTATATATCTATGTTTTATCCCCATTTTATACACAAGTCTTTCCTCTCCCAGCTATTAAGTAAAACACAATTATAAATAGGAAGTTAGAATTCAGATAGACAGACTATCCTATTGCTTCTTGACCTGTCCATTCTCATACTATTTCCAAGTTATTGGGCCAGAAATTTATTACTTCAAAAATTAAACGGGCACCTTAGCTTATAGCTCGACAGTACATAGACTAGAATGATCCAGTATTGTTATGTGATTTTTGTTTTTCTGAAGAGATAGAACATCATGGATCTTAGAATTGTGACGAGCATATGGCGGAATAAAAGAATGTTTCACGTGAAACAAAAAGGCCGCAGTCATCAAACTGCGGCCTTACAAATTTTTTATTCAATTGTTTCACGTGAAACATCAGTTGATTATGATGCTTACTCTTCCTCTGAGCTATACTTATCTTCTAATACCATTTCTTCTTCATCTGCTTCTATGGCATCATCCATCTCTTCCGGTAAATCTTCATCTTCGTCCTCATCGTTCTGCTGTACTGCAACTCCAACAAGTGTATCATTATCATTGATATTAACAATCCTGACACCGAAGGCATTTCTACCAATAATGGATATGCTATTCAAGTTGAGTTTAATAGCTTTTCCTAGGGTTGTGATACATATAAGAGAATCTGATTCATTAACTGACAGTGCAGCCACCAGAGATCCAGACTTTTTATTGACATTATAGGCTCTCTGACCCTGAGTCCCTCTTCCATGAGGATTGAAATCATCAAACTTGGTTCTTTTTCCATATCCCTGTTCTGAAATTAGGAAAAGATCATTTTCTTCTGAAACACAGGCGACTCCAATCAAAATATCATCACCATTTAATCGAATACCCCGCACTCCATGGGAGTTTCTTCCCATACAACGCACAGATTCTTCAGGGAATCGTAATCCCTTTCCATTTTTAGTAATGATAATGACGTCATTCGTTCCATCAGTTAGTTTCGCTGAAACAAGATGGTCACCCTCATCAAGATTTATGGCAATGATTCCTCTTGTCTTGGCATTTCTAAAATCATGGGTTGATACTCGTTTAACAACACCTTTTTGTGTCGCCATAAACAGGAAGCTATTTTCAGAAAAATCTTCCAGTGGAACCATTGTCGTTATTTCTTCATCGGGTGCAAACTCAAAAATAGTCTTTAAATGTTTTCCCCTCGATGCACGGGATCCTTCTGGTATTTCATACACCTTTAACCAGTAAGCTTTTCCTTCACTTGTAACAAAAAGGATATAACTGTGGGTAGAAGCCAAAAAGATATGTTCAATGAAATCACCATCTTTCAATGTTGCAGAGTTAGAGCCTTTTCCTCCTCGCCCCTGCTCTTTGTATGCTGTAAATGGAATACGTTTGATAAAACCTCTATTTGAAATAAGAACGACCATGTCTTCTTTTTCTATTAGATCTTCCATATTCATGGATCCAATTTCTTCTACTCTTATTTCAGTTTGTCTTTCATTTCCATATTTCTGGGCAATTTCTTTTGTTTCATCTTTTACAACACCCAGTATTTTATGCTCATGTGCCAGCAAATCTTCCAGATAATCAATAAACTTCATTATCTCTGCTAATTCATCAAGAATTTTTTGAGTTTCAAGGCTGGTCAATTTCTGAAGGCGCATATCTAAAATGGCTTGTGCCTGGAGTTCGCTGAAGTCAAACCGTTCCATAAGGTTGGCTCTGGCAATATTGACATTGGCAGATTTCTTGATGATTTCTACGACTTCATCAATATTTTCAAGAGCTATCTTAATACCCTCAAGTATATGAGCCCTGGCTTTTGCTTTTTTAAGATCATATTCAGATCTTCTTCTTATAACGATCTGTCTATGTCTTATGAAATAATCAAGGAGATTTCTGAGTGTGCAAACCTTGGGCATGCCATTTACAAGTGCCAGGTTGTTCACACTAAAATTAACTTGGAGATTTGTATGAGAAAATAGGAGGTTAAGTACAACCTTTGGAGAGACGTTTCGTTTGAGTTCCAAAACAATTCTCATCCCTTTTCTATCTGATTCATCACGGAGGTCAGAGATACCCTCAATTTTTTTCTCTCTAACCAACTCAGCAATTCTTATGACAAGATTCGCTTTATTCACCATATAAGGAAGTTCTGTCACAATAATTGCATCTTTTTCAGAAGTCATTTCTTCAAGATGGTATTTTGCTCTGACAGTGATTTTTCCTCTTCCTGTCATGCAGGCCTGTCTAAATCCCGTTCTACCGAATACAACAGCCGCTGTAGGAAAATCTGGACCCTTTACAATATCTAGTAGACCTTCAATATCGATATCCGGGTTATCAATTACAGCGCAGATGGCTTCACAAATCTCATTAAGGTTATGAGGAGGCATATTCGTAGCCATCCCAACAGCAATACCGCTTGCTCCGTTAACAAGAAGCATAGGAAATGCAGTAGGAAGGATGATTGGCTCCTTCATAGAATCATCGTAGTTAGGACCAAAATCAACCGTATCTTTTTTGATATCCATCAATATGGCTTCAGATACTTTTGCTAGTCTTGCTTCTGTATACCTCATAGCAGCCGGAGGATCACCATCTACGGAACCAAAGTTCCCCTGACCCTGGACAACAGGTACCCGTAATGAAAAATCCTGAGCCAACCGAACAAGGGCATCATAAATAGACTGGTCGCCATGGGGATGAAATTTACCGAGAACATCACCAACAATACGACCACACTTTTTATAGGCAGTATTATATCTTAGTCCCATTTCACTCATAGAATAGAGAATTCGACGGTGAACCGGCTTTAATCCATCTCTGACATCAGGTAGAGCCCTGCTAACAATAACAGACATGGCATAATTCAGATAGGATTCTTTTACTTCATCTTCAATGGCAATTGGAAGGATTTTTCCCGTATTATCCAGCACGTTTGACTCCTGTGAGGCTATTAAATATCAAGGTTAGATACGGTTAAGGCATTGTCTTCAATAAACTTTCTCCGTGGAGGTACATCTTCACCCATGAGTGTAGTAAACATCTCATCGGCTGCAACAAAGTCTTCCAACCTAACCTGTTTCATCATTCTTGTCTCGGGATTCATAGTAGTTTCCCAAAGTTGATCCGGATTCATCTCACCAAGACCTTTATATCTTTGCATACTGATTTTTTCTTCAGGAACATCAAGCGTCTTGATATACTCATCCTTTTCAGCATCATCATATACATAGTGGGACTTACCGTTAGCTACAATTTTATAAAGTGGGGGCATAGCAAGGTATACATGGCCTCCTTCAATCAGAGGTTTCATATAGCGGAAAAAGAAGGTTAAAAGAAGTACTCTGATATGGGAACCGTCAACATCAGCATCCGCCATTATAATAACCTTATGATATCTTAATTTTTCAATATTGAATTCATCCCCTAGATTTGTTCCCAGGGCAGTTATAACCGGAAGCATTTTCTCGTTGGATAAAACCTTTTCTAATCTGGTCTTTTCAACATTGATCATCTTCCCCCACATTGCCAGAATTGCCTGAAATTTTCTGTCTCTACCCATTTTGGCAGAACCACCAGCAGAATCACCTTCCACGAGGTAGACTTCACAGTTACGGGGATCTTTGTCGGCACAATCAGCCAGTTTTCCTGGAAGACCGGAACTTTCAAGAAATCCCTTTCTTCGGGTAAGGTCCCTTGCCCTTTTAGCAGCGGCTCTGGCTTTGGAGGCTGTTATTGATTTATCAAGAATTATATCGATAACTTGAGGATGTTCTTCTAGGTATGTAGTGAGTCTTTCACTGACTATGGAATCTACAATACCTCTTACTTCTGAATTCCCTAATTTTGTTTTTGTTTGACCTTCAAATTGAGGTTCCTGCACTTTAACAGATATGACACAGGTTAATCCCTCTCTGACATCATCACCGGAAAGGGTTTCATCCACTTTTTTCGAAAGCTTAGATTTTTTTAAAAAATCATTTAGGGTTCTAGTTAAAGCCGCTTTAAATCCTGAGAGGTGAGTACCACCTTCTCTTGTATTAATATTGTTCACATAAGAAAATATTGTGTCGGCATATCCTTCATTGTATTGAAGTGACAACTCAAGAATTACATTGTCTTTTTCAGATTCAAAATATACAGGTTCTTCAAATAAAGGTGTTTTTGACTTATTTAGATATTCTACAAAGGATCTTACTCCTCCTTCAAATTTAAAAGATCGTTCCTTTGCAGGAGTAATCCTTTCATCAACTAAATTTATCTCAATTCCCTTATTTAGAAATGCTAATTCTCTTAGTCTGTTTGATAAAATATCAAAGGTATATTCGGTGACATCAAAAATGTCTTTATCGGCCTGAAATCTAACAACGGTTCCTCTTTTTGTAGTTGACCCAATTATCTTTACATCTTCTTCAGGAACACCTATTTTATATTTTTGATAATGAATAATACCTTCTCTATGAATGGAAACTTCACACCATTCAGAAAGAGCATTAACAACAGAGACACCAACACCATGGAGACCACCAGAGACCTTATAGGAATCTTTGTCGAATTTTCCACCTGCATGGAGTTTTGTCATAACTACTTCAAGGGCACTGATATTCTCAACGGGATGTATATCAACAGGAATACCTCTCCCATTGTCTACAACCCTGATAATATTGCCTTCTTCTATAAAAACACTAATATTATCACAATGTCCTGCCAAGGCTTCATCTATACTGTTATCAACTACTTCATAAACCAGATGATGTAAACCATCAAGACCAGTAGAACCGATGTACATACCGGGTCTCTTGCGAACAGCCTCCAGACCTTTGAGTATCTGAATTTGCTGAGCATCATAGTTTTCCTGCATATTTATACCTAAAATTATTATTTGAAAAGATTAAATAAGTATATAGCTGCATCATAAAAAAGTAAAGACGATAGACATGCTTGTCATAACAGTTAAATTCACCTAATATACTGCTCAATCTACTTGTTGATAAATTGTGGATAAGCATATTTAATTTTATATATCATAACTATTAATAATTGATCCAATGGATCTTTTTTAATGAAATTTTATCCACAATCCTGTGGATAAAGCAATTAAGTATCTACTACGTATTATTTTAAATGGAAATTTATGTTATAAAATAAATCATTGATATTTTTTTCCATTTTTCTATTTTATAATTTAAAATGATAATAAAATCTGTGGATAAACTGTTAATGGAGTTTTTAATTTAGATGAATGAATTTGATTACAGCATATTCTGGGAAGAAACTATTAAGCAACTCAGAGAAGAAAATGAATTATCAGATCAAGAATACAATATGTATTTTCAAAGCATTCACTACATTGAATCGACCAGAGACAAAATTATTCTCAGTATTCCATCCCGATTTATCCAATCGCAATTAAAACAACGATACAATGCAATCATAGAAACACGTCTATTTGAGCTTTCCGGTATTGAACTAACTCTTGATTTTGAAATTGAAAATAGAAAAAAAGACCAGGAGAAAACTCAGTCCCAAGAAACAGAGAGCCCGGAAATTCAAGAAAAAGCTTATGAACCCCATCCTCAATTGAGAGAAGATTATACATTTGATAATTTTGTTGTTGGAAATAACAATTCCTTTGCAGCCAATGCCTCAAGGGCCATAGCTGAAAATCCCGGTTCCAAATACAATCCCTGCCTGATTTATGGAGGGGTTGGCCTTGGAAAAACTCACCTTATGCAATCAATTGGTAATAGTATTCATAAACATAAGCCTGATATGAAGGTTGTTTATATACCGGCTGAAACCTTTATTAATGACTTTATTGAATCTATAAACACAAAAAAACAGACTCACTTCAAAAATAAATACAGAAATGCCGATATCCTCCTGATTGATGATATTCATGATTTACAGGATAAAAAAGGAACCCAAGAAGAACTGTTTCATACCTTCAATGCCCTATACGATGCCAATAAACAGATGGTCTTCACTTGTGACCGACCTCCATCAGAACTTAAGAACTTCGCTGATAGACTAAAAAACAGATTTGTCAGAGGTTTGAATGTAGATCTTCATCCACCAAATTATGAAACCAGGTACGCCATACTCAGAAAAAAATTGGAAGACAGAAATGTAGCTATCTCTGAAGATATTCTTGAATTAATCAGTGAGAATATAAATACAAATATCCGAGATCTCGAAGCTGCTCTCACCAGCATCGTAGCCTATGCCGAACTCGTACAAAAAGAAATTACGCCAGAAATAGCCAAACAACAGTTAAAACAGTTTTTCTCCAGCCCTATTCAGACAAATATCACCATCGATAAAATTCAGAAACAGGTATCAGAATATTTTAATGTGACCCTGAGTGATATGAAGGGGAAAAAGAGAACAAAACAAATTACTTTCCCAAGACAAATTGCCATGTTTATCATCAGGGAGATTACAGATTATTCCACAACTGAAATTGGCCTCGAATTTGGTGGCAGGGATCATACGACTGTAATGCACTCATGTCAAAGGATTGAAGATAGAATTAAAACAGATTCCACAATAGAGCCTACAGTTCAGGAGTTGATTCGCTCGATTAAGGAAACATAAACCCTGTTGATAAGCCTGTGTACAAATCTTAATAACCGACTATATTGGTGAATAAATCATATATTTCACAGATTAGATTGTATTCTGTGCATAAGTGATCAATTTAACACCCAGCTTATTAACAGGGCTAATTTGTGCTATTCTAAGTTTTTAAGGGCTGAATTCACAAATTCACAGGCCCTACTATTACTATTACTCTTTTATTATATTAATAAGTAATAAGAGAGTATTTATAAATCTGTGCAAAAGGCATATGAATAATCTAAATTTTATCCTATACAACAGAGGATTATTTTTTTATTATTCTTTATATAATATGAACAGGGGATACAAATGAAATTTATCTGTGATAAAAGCGTAATTGTAAAAGAGATTTCTATCGCCCAGGAAATTATCTCTTCAAGAAATGCACTCTCTATTCTATCTAATGTACTTATAGAAGCTCATGATGATGCTCTTATTATAAAAGCGACTGATCTTAAAGTTGGATTTGAAACCAGAATACCCGCTATTATAGAAATTCCAGGAAGTACTACTGTATTCTGTGATAAATTTCTGGGTATTCTAAGATCTCTTCCCGATGGTGAGATAACATTTGAACAAAATGAAAATGAAAGATTAACGATCCGTCCTCTAGATAAGAAAATTGTTTTTGAACTGAATTGTATTACCGCTGAAAAGTTTCCTGAGCTTCAAAGCATAGAAGATGACAGCTACTTTGATATTTCACAGGAACTCTTTAATTCAATGATTTCTCAAACCATTTTTTCCATCTCAGTAGATGAGGCTCGTTACTTTATGAACGGCGTCTATATGGAAAAAAATGATAATACTCTTCTGATGGTTGCTACTGATGGTAGAAGATTATCTTACATTTCTGCAGATCCTGAATCTGAGGTAAATGATTTCAAGGGAGTTATTATTCCTCCCAAAATTCTTAACCTGATTAAAAAGCTATCTTCAGGGGAAGGAAACCTGTCACTGGCTGTTACGGAAAAAACAATTTATGTAAAATTTGATAACCAAAAAATTACTTCTACATTGATTGAAGGTCAGTTTCCAAATTTTTCAAGAGTCATTCCAGAAAGCCAGGAGTACAATGTCATTCTTGAAAGAACTGCTCTTAATGAAGCTCTAAAACGTGTATCTCTCCTTGCAGAACAAAAATCTAAGAGAATTTATCTGACTTTTAGCGAAGGAAATCTAAACTTAAAGTCTGAAGAAAGTGAAATAGGTATGGCTGATGAAGATATCGCCTGTGATTATTCAGGAGAAGAAATCCGATTAGCAGT of Oceanispirochaeta crateris contains these proteins:
- the add gene encoding adenosine deaminase, with the protein product MSAIIQREFNKSLLENDLLYTFPKIELHRHLEGTFDIDTLYELSIKNDLDTPRDKALFKEYCQFPKDHESDFLLFLAKFHNNWYRSLDDVYKVVYNSVIKIVNEGVHYIELRFSPEHFSLENDFNRLDITRLVIEAADAAAKASGLKIKYILTFNRGKQTAHEMLELYKKMLDLNIDSIVGVDLAGDETNFPPELFCDFFDAVNEIGMHKIDIHAGEVTDSKQIWTAIDKLHAHRIGHGVSTIYDEKLQKELIDRRIYLCQCVISNFQTASWSDTATHPIARLFRKNVPVSISSDDPTIQNASLVDDYTTIIKNFDFTYQELVKINYNTIEASFLTFDQKNKMKEDYSKALDLFVSKNS
- the gyrA gene encoding DNA topoisomerase (ATP-hydrolyzing) subunit A, which translates into the protein MLDNTGKILPIAIEDEVKESYLNYAMSVIVSRALPDVRDGLKPVHRRILYSMSEMGLRYNTAYKKCGRIVGDVLGKFHPHGDQSIYDALVRLAQDFSLRVPVVQGQGNFGSVDGDPPAAMRYTEARLAKVSEAILMDIKKDTVDFGPNYDDSMKEPIILPTAFPMLLVNGASGIAVGMATNMPPHNLNEICEAICAVIDNPDIDIEGLLDIVKGPDFPTAAVVFGRTGFRQACMTGRGKITVRAKYHLEEMTSEKDAIIVTELPYMVNKANLVIRIAELVREKKIEGISDLRDESDRKGMRIVLELKRNVSPKVVLNLLFSHTNLQVNFSVNNLALVNGMPKVCTLRNLLDYFIRHRQIVIRRRSEYDLKKAKARAHILEGIKIALENIDEVVEIIKKSANVNIARANLMERFDFSELQAQAILDMRLQKLTSLETQKILDELAEIMKFIDYLEDLLAHEHKILGVVKDETKEIAQKYGNERQTEIRVEEIGSMNMEDLIEKEDMVVLISNRGFIKRIPFTAYKEQGRGGKGSNSATLKDGDFIEHIFLASTHSYILFVTSEGKAYWLKVYEIPEGSRASRGKHLKTIFEFAPDEEITTMVPLEDFSENSFLFMATQKGVVKRVSTHDFRNAKTRGIIAINLDEGDHLVSAKLTDGTNDVIIITKNGKGLRFPEESVRCMGRNSHGVRGIRLNGDDILIGVACVSEENDLFLISEQGYGKRTKFDDFNPHGRGTQGQRAYNVNKKSGSLVAALSVNESDSLICITTLGKAIKLNLNSISIIGRNAFGVRIVNINDNDTLVGVAVQQNDEDEDEDLPEEMDDAIEADEEEMVLEDKYSSEEE
- the gyrB gene encoding DNA topoisomerase (ATP-hydrolyzing) subunit B, whose product is MQENYDAQQIQILKGLEAVRKRPGMYIGSTGLDGLHHLVYEVVDNSIDEALAGHCDNISVFIEEGNIIRVVDNGRGIPVDIHPVENISALEVVMTKLHAGGKFDKDSYKVSGGLHGVGVSVVNALSEWCEVSIHREGIIHYQKYKIGVPEEDVKIIGSTTKRGTVVRFQADKDIFDVTEYTFDILSNRLRELAFLNKGIEINLVDERITPAKERSFKFEGGVRSFVEYLNKSKTPLFEEPVYFESEKDNVILELSLQYNEGYADTIFSYVNNINTREGGTHLSGFKAALTRTLNDFLKKSKLSKKVDETLSGDDVREGLTCVISVKVQEPQFEGQTKTKLGNSEVRGIVDSIVSERLTTYLEEHPQVIDIILDKSITASKARAAAKRARDLTRRKGFLESSGLPGKLADCADKDPRNCEVYLVEGDSAGGSAKMGRDRKFQAILAMWGKMINVEKTRLEKVLSNEKMLPVITALGTNLGDEFNIEKLRYHKVIIMADADVDGSHIRVLLLTFFFRYMKPLIEGGHVYLAMPPLYKIVANGKSHYVYDDAEKDEYIKTLDVPEEKISMQRYKGLGEMNPDQLWETTMNPETRMMKQVRLEDFVAADEMFTTLMGEDVPPRRKFIEDNALTVSNLDI
- the dnaA gene encoding chromosomal replication initiator protein DnaA, giving the protein MNEFDYSIFWEETIKQLREENELSDQEYNMYFQSIHYIESTRDKIILSIPSRFIQSQLKQRYNAIIETRLFELSGIELTLDFEIENRKKDQEKTQSQETESPEIQEKAYEPHPQLREDYTFDNFVVGNNNSFAANASRAIAENPGSKYNPCLIYGGVGLGKTHLMQSIGNSIHKHKPDMKVVYIPAETFINDFIESINTKKQTHFKNKYRNADILLIDDIHDLQDKKGTQEELFHTFNALYDANKQMVFTCDRPPSELKNFADRLKNRFVRGLNVDLHPPNYETRYAILRKKLEDRNVAISEDILELISENINTNIRDLEAALTSIVAYAELVQKEITPEIAKQQLKQFFSSPIQTNITIDKIQKQVSEYFNVTLSDMKGKKRTKQITFPRQIAMFIIREITDYSTTEIGLEFGGRDHTTVMHSCQRIEDRIKTDSTIEPTVQELIRSIKET
- the dnaN gene encoding DNA polymerase III subunit beta, coding for MKFICDKSVIVKEISIAQEIISSRNALSILSNVLIEAHDDALIIKATDLKVGFETRIPAIIEIPGSTTVFCDKFLGILRSLPDGEITFEQNENERLTIRPLDKKIVFELNCITAEKFPELQSIEDDSYFDISQELFNSMISQTIFSISVDEARYFMNGVYMEKNDNTLLMVATDGRRLSYISADPESEVNDFKGVIIPPKILNLIKKLSSGEGNLSLAVTEKTIYVKFDNQKITSTLIEGQFPNFSRVIPESQEYNVILERTALNEALKRVSLLAEQKSKRIYLTFSEGNLNLKSEESEIGMADEDIACDYSGEEIRLAVNYIYLQDPLKVIKDDLLKLEFSEANRAVTLKCNPEANYFHIIMPMQMD